The genomic window TGTAACATACTCATTTGAATATAGTTCTGAAATAGAAACAAAGCTTCTAATATCAAAATATAAATCTAATACTTCATTATAATTAGCTGTACCTATAGATGTAATTAGATATTCGTCACCTTCCTTTAAAACTATTCTTAAAAGTTTATATAAATCTCTAAACTCTTCTTTTTGATACATACTATTTTCTTCTAACTCTTGTACTTGCTTTCTTATCTTTATAAATTCCTTATTTACAGAAGACAAAGCCTTATAGAACTTAGGAGAAGTACCCTTTATTAATTTACTTACTTCCAAAATCCTACTTTTATATAATTCAGCACTAAACATTTCTCTAGCTCTATCAACTAAGTTATGACCTTCATCAACTAATATAATATTATTCTTAATATCATCTTCGAAAAATCTTTTTAATCGTACTCTTGGATCAAAGGCATAATTATAATCACAAATTACTCCATCACACCAAGAACTTAAATCTAACGATAATTCAAAAGGACAAATATCGTATTTTCTTGCATACCTTTCTACTACATCCCTTGTAAATTTATTTTCATTTGAAAGCATCTCATATATAATATCATTTACTTTGCTAAAATAATTAACTGCATATTTACATTCATCAGGATTACATGATACTTTTTCTTGGAAACAAATTTTCTCCTTTGAAGTTAAAGTTATACTTCTAAAGTTTAAACCCTTGCCTTTTAATTTATTAAAAGCTTCTTCTGCTACAGTCCTTGTAATTGTCTTTGCTGTTAAATATATTATCCTACTTCCCATCCCATTTCCTAGAGCTTTTACAGCAGGAAATATCGTTGACATAGTCTTCCCTATTCCAGTTGGTGCTTGTGCATAAAGAACACCTTTTTCTTTTATAGTATTATAGCAGTTAACCGCTAATTCCCTTTGACCTTTTCTATAAAACTGAAATGGAAAGTCTAACTTATAAATAGATTTATCTCGTTCTAATTGAAGGTTACCTTTAATTTTAATCCATCTACTATATTCGTTTACAATATAATCTACAAACTCTATTAGCTCCTCTAAAATAAATTTCTTATCAAAACTCTTAACTTCATTTGTCTCTATATTATAATAACTAAGCCTTATTGATATTTTACTTAAATTATTTTGCATTAAATATATATATGAATAAAACTTAGCTTGTGCCCAATGTAATTCATTATAATCTTCATCTATAAAAGTTAAATTTTTCATTGTTGATTTAATTTCTTCTATTATAACTTTATTATCTTCTATTATTATTCCATCTGCTCTACCTTCTACTTTTAATAAAGCATCTTCTATATTAAAAGTATATTCTAGCCTTACTTCCTTTTTATAATTTGAATATATCTTTTCATTACTTAACTGTAATTTTTGATGGGCTAATGTTCCTTCTAAAGCTCTACTTTTTCCTGTATATCTATCATCTAAGTGTCCTTTTCTTAATATATATTCTATTATTCCTCTAACCGATTCCCTAATTACTATCTTATCTTCCATAGCTAAACCTTATCTTTCTCATCATATATTAATATTATAACCAATACCTAAATACAAAACTATAAAATCTACAAAGTCTACCTAAAGTTCATTTATTTCTTACACATTTTCTCTGCAAGTAGAAGCTATTGCATTAGAACTTTAGTTTTATTCCTTAAACTAAAATACTTAACTTTAAATTTATTATTAAATTACAAAGAATTTATATATCCATATTAGTTACTAAAGAATAAAAAAAATAACACAGAATCCTCTGTGTCATCTAAAAAATTATTCTGAATGATATTCATTTACTATTTTTTGAACTAGTTTTTTAATTGCACTTGCTTGTGCTATTAATGACATTACTATTACAAAGGTTCTTATGCTATTTTCATCTTTTTCATTTAGATCTAATTCTGAAATTATTTCATTTAGCTTTTCTTCATCTATAGCTGATGTAGCTAAAAACTCCTTAAAACTTTCACTTTGCGTTTCTGCAAAAATTTTATAAGCTCGTTCCCATGATATTATGTCATCAGACCTATCATTTATCTCATTAAATGCAAGACTAAATACTTTTTTTATTTCTTCAGTAGTTAATACAGGTCTCATATAGCTTAAAAGAACTAATTGTACTAAATGAATTTTTGTATATCCTCTTTTTTTACCATCTTCTGGTTTAGTTATAACTTCACTTTTTATGTAATTTTGCACTATATTGTTTGTATATTTATCCTCTGTAAATTTATCATTTAAAAAATCTATAACTTGGGATAGAAAGAGGTCATACTTTGGTAGATCATCATAAGAAACCATATTATTAGTTGACATTTCTTCTGCCATGTCTGTTATATAACTAGTATCAATTTTTTTTACCATTACTTATCCACCTCTCGCTTTGGCATTAAATATTCTTAAAATATATTATATAGTAAATATAAACTTATTACAAGTTAATTTGGTCTGTTTTATTTTCAATAAATACCTCTTTCTAAAAATATTTTACCCATATATTCATTTACTAATTCTACTTCCTTATACTTATTATACCACTCTGCTAAAATTTAATCATCTTTTATTCGACATAAAATATTTTATTACAACAATTTATTTTTTTACATTTTTTTCTTGTTATGTAAGTTAAATTTTCAATTTTTTAGCTGTTTTATTTATAAATCATTAAACAATCCTAGAGTACAAGCCATTTATAGGACTATGTATTTTTTGGAAATTTTTTTAAACCCTATTGACATTTCTAATATATGGTAGTATATTTTATTTATGAAGTTTGCATATATAAAAAATTTGTAAATTTTAAATAAACTTATCATTTTAATATTGACTTTTAATTACATATTTAGTAATATTAAGTTACAAGATGTCGAAACTTGTTTTAAGGAGGAAATATAATGAAATCAACTGGAGTTGTAAGAAGAGTAGATGAATTAGGAAGAATAGTTATTCCTATAGAATTAAGAAGAACATTAGATATCGCTGAAAAGGATGCTTTAGAAATATATGTAGATGGTGAACAAATCATATTAAAGAAATATGAACCAGCTTGTATTTTCTGTGGCGATGCTAGAGACGTGGTTAACTACAAAGGTAAGAACATCTGCGAAAAGTGTTTAACTGAATTAAAAAAATAATTTATTTTTTTAATACATAACTCTTTAACTTAGTTCTTATGTAAATGCCCCCGTTAGTTTAAATTCTAACGGGGGCATTTACTACATATTAGTAGAATATTTATATATTTCTTTTTTAGGTACTCCTCTTTCCTTTGCTACTTTCTTAATAGCTTCTTTTTTATCTATTCCAAGTTCCATAAACTTCAAAATATGTTCTTCTATAGTTAAATCACTCCATAAAGCCTCTTTCTCAGCTTTTATTTCTTCCTCTGATTTTCCTTCTAAAACTAAAACAAACTCTCCTCTAGGTCTATTTTCTACAAAATACTTTATACCTTCTGATATTGTTCCTCTATATATTTCTTCATGTAATTTTGTTAACTCTCTACATATAGCTATCTTCCTATCTCCTAAGTTTTCTTTTAAATATCCTAAAGTATCTAAAAGCCTATGTGGAGCTTCATAAAATATAAGTGTATCTTTAACATTCAAAAGTTCTTCTATTACTGGTTTCCTCTCTTTATTTTCTCTAGGTAAAAAACCTCTAAAAACAAACTTAGTTGTATCTATTCCTGAATATACTAAAGCCGTAGTTATTGCTGTAGCTCCTGGCAAGACTTCAAATTCTATTCCTCTTTCAATACATTTAGTAACAATAACACTTCCCGGATCAGAAATTCCCGGTGTACCAGCATCAGTTACTAATGCAACATTTAAACCATCTTCTAGTTTAGCTATTATATCTTCACTTTTTCCTTGTTCATTATGCTGATGGTAACTAAATAAACTTTTTTTAATGTTAAAGTGGTTTAAAAGTTTTAAACTCTGTCTAGTATCCTCTGCTGCTATTATATCTGCATTCTCTAAAACCTCTAAAGCTCTAAGGGTTATATCTTTTAAATTACCTATAGGTGTAGGTACTAAATATAGTTTTCCTTGTGCCACTACTATCCCTCTCTTCCATATATCTCATTTAATTCTTTCGTATAAGTTCCATCTTCATTATATACACATAAAGGAGCTTCCCATTTTAAAAATGCTCCTCCATCCCTTTGCCCTTCTACTAAAACGATATTTGGAGCCTTTTTAGCATTAGGTTGAACCATTTTAACTCTCTTTGGTTCAATTTTATGCTTTCTCATAAGCTCAAATATATCTATTAATCTTTCCGGTCTATGTACTATATACATACGTCCATTATCCTTTAAAAGCCTTCTAGAGGCTATTATTACATCTTCTAATGTACACATGATTTCATGTCTAGCTATTGCTAGTTTATCATTAGGATTTAAAATTCCTGCATTATTTAACTTATATGGTGGATTTACAGTAAGCACATCAAACTTTCCTAAAGAATCAAGTAATTTTTTATTTTTTAAATCCCCTTGATTAAAAGTAATTATTTCTTCTAAGTTATTATATTTTGCACTTCTCTTTGCCATTTCAACCATTTCTTCTTGAATTTCTAATCCAACTATAGACTTTGGTGAATACTTACCATAAATCAAAAATGGTACAATTCCAGTTCCAGTACATATATCTATAACTCTATGTTTTGTCTTAACATTTGCAAAATCAGATAAAAGAACTGCATCTACTCCAAATCTAAACGCATTCTTCTTTTGGATTAAATAAAGATTTTTCAGTTGTAAATCATCTATTGATTCATCCTCTAGCAATTGTACTCTTTCTTCCATGTTATCATCCTTTATTTTCTTTTTTCTAATTATACCCTAACAAATATTAATTTACAATTAATAGCTTTTAACTTAAATAAACTCCGGCCATTTAAAAGACCGGAGTTTTAAAATCAATTTAATTATTCTATTATTCTTCTAGCTGCATGGAATGAAGTAATTGGAGATACTTTAACGGTATCCCCTGGTTGAGGTGCATGAATATAACTTCCTCCACCTACATAAATACCTACATGGTCACCGCCATACGTAAATACTAAATCACCTGGTTCTAATTCACCTTGAGATACTGCTCTACCTTGTCCTAATTGACTATAAGTAGTTCTTGTTATTTCTATTCCTGCTGCATTTCTATAAACATAACTTGTAAATCCTGAACAGTCAAATGAATCAGGACCTGTTGCTCCCCATACATATGGTCTACCTAATAATCCATAAGCATAACCTACTATACCTGAAGCTGATCCGCTTACAGTAGGGTTGTCCCCTCTATTTGGTGTACTTGGTTTACTAGCTTGAATTTGTGCTTGAGCTTGAGCTTGTGCTTCAGCTTGTGCTTTTAAATCATCAACCTTTATTTTTGCAGCTTCAATAGCCTCATCAATTTCTTCAACTACTATTGGACTCTTAAGTTGATTATCTCTAATACTTCTTAATTGCTCAATAGCACTTTGTATTTCATCTACTGAACTTGATGAATTTAAAACTGCTAATTGTGGTTCAACTAATTTTCTTTCAGCAACTGATAAGAATTCTTCATCAAACTTAGATTGCTCTTCTTTTGCTGAATTAATTAAAACTTCTTGCTCTTTTCTCTTACTTTCAAATTCAACTAAAGCTTTTTCAGTTTCTTCATTAACTTTAACTATTTCGCTATTCTTTTCTTCTAATGAAGCAACTTTAGCATTCATCTTTTCTTGCTTATCTAATATATCTTTTACAACCTTCTTGTCTATGTTAACTAATCTAGTTGTAGAATCTAATTTAGATATGAAATCACTAAAGCTTTCTGCGCTAAATAATATTGATAAGTAGCTACTTTGTCCACCTGACTTATATAACTCTCTTAACCTCTTACCTAGGACTTCTTCCTTTTCCTTCATTTCAATTTTTGATGTTTCAATTTCTTTAGTAGTGTTTTGAATTTCTTCTTTTATAATTTGCATTTCTTTTTTATTATTTTCTACTTTTTCTGCAAGTGGATCTATTTCCATATTCAATTTGTATATTTCGCCTTGAATGCCATTAATCTTATTAGTTATTTCTTCATACTTTTTTTGATTTTCCGTAACTTCTTGGTTTGGTGTCGCAAAGGCAGGCACACCTGAAGTTAATACTAAAACTCCTGCGATAACCGCTGATAATATTTTCTTTCTCATACGTATCCTGGTCCTCAGACCATCCCCCTCTCCTACGTGATATGTTACCATTATAACACTTATGGAAACTTTGGACAATGGTAATTTTTTTTAAAAAGCTGACACTCAGAGGGTGTAAATGTATACATGAGATTTAACCTCTATCTTCTAAACCAATATTTTTTAATATTAAAACCTCCTTAACGCTAATTAAATCCTTGCTTCAGCAGGGATTTAATCTTAATATTATTATAATATAATGTTAATTTTCATTTAAAAATTCTTAATTTTTTCTTAATAAATTCTTATTTTTACCTATCTTCTAAAATACACCTATTTTCATCTATTTTAACCATATAAAAGGAGACATTTTTAAATAAAATATCTCCTTTTATAATTAAAACTTTTTATATTTTTTACTTAGCTTATTTTGAATTAAAGATGCTGTTACCATTATTATTATGAAAACTATCACTATATACTTAGATAGTTCTGCATAAAAATAATCTAAACTACCTAGTAATAATCCAATTACTCCTATACCTATATTAAACATTCCATTAAAACTGATAAATTTTTTAGTATCTGTATAAATTTTCACATCTGACATTAGGCTTTTAATCTTTTTACTACTTAAAATTACTAAACCAATAAGTATAAAACCTATACTTGCCATTATCATTACAATAGTACTTCCTCTCAACTTTAGTACCTCCTCTATGTAATTTTACCTTAATACTAATATATACTAAATTAAAAGATTCATATTTTCAATATTTATATAAAAAATGTATTGACATAAATGATGTAAGTAACTATAATAAATAATGTACTTCGGGGTGTGGCGCAGATGGGAGCGCGCGTGGTTTGGGACCATGAGGTCGCAGGTTCAATCCCTGTCACCCCGACCAAAAAGCTAGGTATTAGATACCTAGCTTTTTTATTCTTTAGGAAATTATATAAATATCTAAATTGTGACTAAATTAATCCTATTCTTAAAACTAAATATATTCTCCTAAAGAATAAAAATAATAGTAACTGCTATACAAATTCTCCTTCCATAAACTTCATAGGAATCACCTAATTGAAAAAACTCATATCTCCAAAATAATGTTAGATATTTTCTTATTTGTTTGAATCATTTTCTATATACTCTTCACCTTCTCTAAATCTTTCATCAATCCCAGCAGCTTTACAAAAAGATAATACAATAGGAATAATAGCAATATAAATACATAATATTAATACTGGCATAACTATCTCTCCTTTTAAATTATAAATTTAAGTAATATTATTTATAAAAATTAAAGATACTAATTATATATTAAAATTCACTTTTATTTGTAACTTTTTCTTGGAGGTATAAAATGAATAAAGAATATACTGATTGGTTTAATGAACTTGTTAAGTCATATTATGATGGTAATTTCGATGAAACTATAAAAAAGATATTATCCAATTCTAATAAAAGTCCTGAGGAAACGTTTTCTGTTATTTCATCCTTATGTGGTTGCAACATTAAATATGATGAAAACTATATCTACAATTTAAAAAAAGCTATTACCAACTATAATGTTCATCAAAAGATTGTTGAGAAATTACAAAATTGCTTTGGAAAATGCTCTGAAAACATAGATGAAATTCCTAAATGTCAACTAGCATGTCCATTTGATGCAATAATTGATAATAAAGAGAATAATACTAAAGTAATAGACAATGAGCGCTGTATAGATTGTGGTCTATGTATAGATGCTTGTGATAATGGTAATTTTATTGATAAAGTAGAATTTTTACCTATAATGGAATTAATAAAAAATAATACTAAAGTAATTGCAGCAGTTGCTCCTGCTATAAGTGGGCAATGGGGTCCCAATACAACAATGGATCAAATGAGAGCTGCTCTTATAAACCTTGGCTTTACTGATATGATTGAAGTAGCTTTTGCTGCCGATATGCTAACAATAAAAGAAGCTGTTGAATTTAATAAACATGTTAAAAGTTCTTCTGATTTAATGATTACCTCATGCTGTTGTCCTATGTGGGTAGGTATACTAAAAAAAGTGTATAAATCATTAGTTAAAGACCTTTCTCCTTCAGTTTCTCCAATGGTTGCTGCTGGAAGAGTTATTAAAAAACTAAATAAAGATGCTAAAGTAGTTTTTATAGGGCCTTGTATAGCTAAAAAAGCAGAAGCTAAAGAAAAAGATTTATCTGATGCAATTGATTTTGTTCTTACATTTCAAGAATTAAAAGAAATTTTTAATGCTTTAGATATTTGCCCATCATCCCTACAAGGAGTCCCTTCAATTGAATACGCTTCTCGTGGAGGAAGATTATACGCACGCACAGGAGGTGTTTCAATTGCAATTTCTGAAGCTGTAGAAGAGCTATATCCTGAAAAGCATAAGTTATTTAAAGCCGTTCAAGCAGAAGGCGTTAAAAACTGCAAAGAGGTTCTCGCTAAAGCTCAAGAAGGTAGTTTAGATGCTAACTTCATCGAAGGTATGGGTTGCATTGGCGGATGTGTAGGTGGTCCTAAGATATTAGTATCTAAAGAAGATGGAAAAAAAGCTGTAGATGATTTTGCATATAATTCATCTATAAAAATTGCAACTCATAGTAATATATTAGATAATATTTTAAATGATTTAAATATAACATCTTTAGATGATTTCAAAAGTCCTGAAAAAATTCATATTTTAGAACGTGATTTCTAAATAATATCCGTTGCCTTTAGCAGCGGTTTTTTCTTATACTATCATACTATTATAAAATGCTATTTCGTTGATTATTTTTTTAAATTTGTTATAATATAAAATTAAAGTATATACTAGGAGTGATTAAATTAATGCAGAACATAAAAGCAGCAATTTTTGATTTAGATGGAACTCTTGTAGATTCTATGTGGGTATGGGAACAAATAGATATAGACTATTTATCAGCTATAGGCCATAAAGTTCCTAATAACCTTAAAGATGAAATAACACACTTAAGTTTTAATGAAACAGCCTTATATTTTAAAAATAGATTTAAACTAGAAAATTCAGTTGAAGAAATAATTAATTCTTGGAATACAATGGCATTAGATTATTATTCAAATAAAATCAAACTAAAAAAAGGTGTATCTGAATATTTAAATAAACTAAAGGATAATAATATAAAAATAGCACTTGCTACAAGTAATTCCACCCCCTTACTAGAGGCCACATTAAGAAATAATGGTATATATCACTATTTCGATGCCATAACAACTACCGATGAAGTAAAAAGAAATAAAGCCTATCCCGATGTATATCTTCTTTCCGCAAATAAACTCAATATATCTCCAAAAGATTGTGTTGTCTTTGAGGATATTGTCCAAGCAATTAACGGCGCAAAACTTGCTGGAATGAAAGTTATAGCAGTATATGATAAAAGTTCAGAAAATCAAAAAGAAGAACTTATGAAACTTTCTGATAAATATATAAATGATTATACTGAACTTATATAAAATAAAAGCATCTTGGATTTTCCTCCAAGATGGAGAGAATAGATAATTCTGTGTAATTATCATTTTTATTATTTTAATATTACTGGAAATTTTCATTTCCAGTAATATTTTTTTATATTTAAGAAATACTAATAATGTTTCTTATTACCTTTTTTAGTATTTCAAAAAAATCTAATAGTATGCATATAATTTATAAAAAGTACAAGCTTTTAAGCTAATTCATCTTTTAATTGATCTTCAAATATTATTGATAGCTCTGCTAACGTAGCACCCCAATTATGTATAGGCTGAGTCCATTTTTCTAGTATCTCCATCGTTGCTAAGTAAACACACTTATTTAAAGATTCATCAGTTGGGAATATGACTCTAACTTTAGTGAATTTACGTATTTGACGATTAAAACCTTCTAAGATATTTGTAGTATAAATCATCTTTCTTATAGTTGGAGAGAAGTCGAAAAATGTTGAAAGGTTACTCCAATTATTATACCAGGAATCTATTACTATTCCATATTTATCTCCCCATCTCTCCTTTAAATTATCTAGCTGTGCTAACGCAAGTTCCTCTGTTGTAGCCTTATAAACCTCCTTCAAATCTTTCATAAATGCTTTTTTATCTTTTGAAGCTATGTATTTTATTGAATTTCTTATTTGATGAACAATACATGTTTGAAT from Clostridium septicum includes these protein-coding regions:
- a CDS encoding ATP-dependent DNA helicase codes for the protein MEDKIVIRESVRGIIEYILRKGHLDDRYTGKSRALEGTLAHQKLQLSNEKIYSNYKKEVRLEYTFNIEDALLKVEGRADGIIIEDNKVIIEEIKSTMKNLTFIDEDYNELHWAQAKFYSYIYLMQNNLSKISIRLSYYNIETNEVKSFDKKFILEELIEFVDYIVNEYSRWIKIKGNLQLERDKSIYKLDFPFQFYRKGQRELAVNCYNTIKEKGVLYAQAPTGIGKTMSTIFPAVKALGNGMGSRIIYLTAKTITRTVAEEAFNKLKGKGLNFRSITLTSKEKICFQEKVSCNPDECKYAVNYFSKVNDIIYEMLSNENKFTRDVVERYARKYDICPFELSLDLSSWCDGVICDYNYAFDPRVRLKRFFEDDIKNNIILVDEGHNLVDRAREMFSAELYKSRILEVSKLIKGTSPKFYKALSSVNKEFIKIRKQVQELEENSMYQKEEFRDLYKLLRIVLKEGDEYLITSIGTANYNEVLDLYFDIRSFVSISELYSNEYVTIVELDKSEVKVKLFCVNPSKNLSMIVRQSYSTIIFSATLTPLTYYIDLLGGNEDSYRMKLPSPFDSEKFKTYAYPLNMRYSMREKNIDNVCRLIRDFINKIQGNYMAFLPSYSYLNKVYNRYVELYGEEGTVCQGDTLSEEDREKFINNFREKNKIIAFCVVGGIFSEGIDLPGDMLIGSIVVGVGFPKISKEGDIIKDYYEENGFDYAYVYPGINKVLQAAGRVIRTEEDEGSLLLIDDRYFTNKYRALLPSEWDVKKIN
- a CDS encoding DUF1836 domain-containing protein, whose protein sequence is MVKKIDTSYITDMAEEMSTNNMVSYDDLPKYDLFLSQVIDFLNDKFTEDKYTNNIVQNYIKSEVITKPEDGKKRGYTKIHLVQLVLLSYMRPVLTTEEIKKVFSLAFNEINDRSDDIISWERAYKIFAETQSESFKEFLATSAIDEEKLNEIISELDLNEKDENSIRTFVIVMSLIAQASAIKKLVQKIVNEYHSE
- a CDS encoding AbrB/MazE/SpoVT family DNA-binding domain-containing protein encodes the protein MKSTGVVRRVDELGRIVIPIELRRTLDIAEKDALEIYVDGEQIILKKYEPACIFCGDARDVVNYKGKNICEKCLTELKK
- the rsmI gene encoding 16S rRNA (cytidine(1402)-2'-O)-methyltransferase, with translation MAQGKLYLVPTPIGNLKDITLRALEVLENADIIAAEDTRQSLKLLNHFNIKKSLFSYHQHNEQGKSEDIIAKLEDGLNVALVTDAGTPGISDPGSVIVTKCIERGIEFEVLPGATAITTALVYSGIDTTKFVFRGFLPRENKERKPVIEELLNVKDTLIFYEAPHRLLDTLGYLKENLGDRKIAICRELTKLHEEIYRGTISEGIKYFVENRPRGEFVLVLEGKSEEEIKAEKEALWSDLTIEEHILKFMELGIDKKEAIKKVAKERGVPKKEIYKYSTNM
- a CDS encoding tRNA1(Val) (adenine(37)-N6)-methyltransferase, encoding MEERVQLLEDESIDDLQLKNLYLIQKKNAFRFGVDAVLLSDFANVKTKHRVIDICTGTGIVPFLIYGKYSPKSIVGLEIQEEMVEMAKRSAKYNNLEEIITFNQGDLKNKKLLDSLGKFDVLTVNPPYKLNNAGILNPNDKLAIARHEIMCTLEDVIIASRRLLKDNGRMYIVHRPERLIDIFELMRKHKIEPKRVKMVQPNAKKAPNIVLVEGQRDGGAFLKWEAPLCVYNEDGTYTKELNEIYGREG
- a CDS encoding C40 family peptidase; translation: MRKKILSAVIAGVLVLTSGVPAFATPNQEVTENQKKYEEITNKINGIQGEIYKLNMEIDPLAEKVENNKKEMQIIKEEIQNTTKEIETSKIEMKEKEEVLGKRLRELYKSGGQSSYLSILFSAESFSDFISKLDSTTRLVNIDKKVVKDILDKQEKMNAKVASLEEKNSEIVKVNEETEKALVEFESKRKEQEVLINSAKEEQSKFDEEFLSVAERKLVEPQLAVLNSSSSVDEIQSAIEQLRSIRDNQLKSPIVVEEIDEAIEAAKIKVDDLKAQAEAQAQAQAQIQASKPSTPNRGDNPTVSGSASGIVGYAYGLLGRPYVWGATGPDSFDCSGFTSYVYRNAAGIEITRTTYSQLGQGRAVSQGELEPGDLVFTYGGDHVGIYVGGGSYIHAPQPGDTVKVSPITSFHAARRIIE
- a CDS encoding [Fe-Fe] hydrogenase large subunit C-terminal domain-containing protein encodes the protein MNKEYTDWFNELVKSYYDGNFDETIKKILSNSNKSPEETFSVISSLCGCNIKYDENYIYNLKKAITNYNVHQKIVEKLQNCFGKCSENIDEIPKCQLACPFDAIIDNKENNTKVIDNERCIDCGLCIDACDNGNFIDKVEFLPIMELIKNNTKVIAAVAPAISGQWGPNTTMDQMRAALINLGFTDMIEVAFAADMLTIKEAVEFNKHVKSSSDLMITSCCCPMWVGILKKVYKSLVKDLSPSVSPMVAAGRVIKKLNKDAKVVFIGPCIAKKAEAKEKDLSDAIDFVLTFQELKEIFNALDICPSSLQGVPSIEYASRGGRLYARTGGVSIAISEAVEELYPEKHKLFKAVQAEGVKNCKEVLAKAQEGSLDANFIEGMGCIGGCVGGPKILVSKEDGKKAVDDFAYNSSIKIATHSNILDNILNDLNITSLDDFKSPEKIHILERDF
- a CDS encoding HAD family hydrolase translates to MQNIKAAIFDLDGTLVDSMWVWEQIDIDYLSAIGHKVPNNLKDEITHLSFNETALYFKNRFKLENSVEEIINSWNTMALDYYSNKIKLKKGVSEYLNKLKDNNIKIALATSNSTPLLEATLRNNGIYHYFDAITTTDEVKRNKAYPDVYLLSANKLNISPKDCVVFEDIVQAINGAKLAGMKVIAVYDKSSENQKEELMKLSDKYINDYTELI